Genomic DNA from Candidatus Kapaibacterium sp.:
TTGTTCGAGAGCCGTTTGTAGCAAGTTTTGAGCTCTTTGGTATCTTTGCATTTCGATAGCATTTAGGGCTGTATTGATGAACAGCTTAACAACAAAAACGGTGTCACCAATAGAAAGAATATACGATTCTACAAAGTGTTGGTCTGCACGTTCAAAGTCATTGATTGAAAAATAGATATTTCCGAGTGCCATTTTAGCTCGTGCCATTGCCAAAGAATCATCAATTTTGTGTGCAACCGTATAAGCATTGTTGATACATTCAATTGCCGGGTCATACTTCCCCACCAATTCATAACTATTCCCAAGATTCATAAATCCAGCATATTCCCCTTTATCGAACTTGCATTGCTTAGACAATCTAACGGCTTCATAGAAATACATCCGAGCCATGTCATGTTGCTCCATTTGCTTAAATATCAAGCCTTGAGAGTTTGTAGCTTTGATAAGTTCGATGGTGTCTTTTTTGTGGGTTGCTTTGTTTTTTTGGGTAGAAGCTATCTGGAGAGCTTTATCGTAATCATTTAATTCAAGTCTATCTTGAATTGCTTTGCTGTAATCTGCACTTAGACACAAACTACTTTGCCATATTAGCAGAACCATCACTAAATAGTGACATCGGAGCATAAAGGGATGCATAAAGTTCCTAAGTATAAGATATTAATATTTTTCTTGCTTATTTTCATTTAACAAATATAAGAATCTAATATATTCAAACAAAATTAATTTTCCACTCAATCAAAAATGACTGTTATTCATTTTAAAGCGAATTCTTTAAAAAGTGGGTCTAAATGTCTTTCTTGGTTACCACCGAGATGAATTTGTCCATGAGTTTTTGTGTAAGAACATTGGAAAGTTTCGAGATATCAGCTTCGGTAAGTTTGTCAAATAAGCCTTGTTGAATACGTTCAACAAGTGCATCGGTGATATCCTCAACTCCGGTTTGCTTTTGTTTATGAGATACTATTAGCTCCGCACCCTCGCCTGTCATAACCCAGTGCATATTACAACCAATAGCATTAAAGAAGTCAGTAATTGTCGGGTCATATGATAATTGACCATAAACAAATTTAAGAAGTGTTTCCTGTGGGATTTGCATCGTTTCGAGTAGTTTTGAATTGGTGCTAAGTAAGTTAGGGATAGTCCCAAAGTACTTAACAATCCAAGATTTCAATCGCTCAACGTGAGGTAATGAACTTGAATGTGGCTTTGCTTCCAAACTATGCCCGGTAATCAAAGCATTTAAGTCTGCCCCAAGGTCATGGATTAAGTTTAGGAACACTATGTCAGGGAATGTTCGCCCCTTGCAATAGCTATTGATTGTAGCCGCCGTATAGCCACTTCGCTTAGCAAAAACACTTTGCGATTGCCAAGTAGCCGTTATCCAATCTTCAAGCCGTTCGCCAAACTCAACTACGAGCTTGGTCTTATCTTTTTTAATGTCCATAATTTATTTTTTTTCAAAAAATATTGAAAACTTATATTTTTTTCTTGGATTTAATATTAGAAACTTATATATTTGTTTTAGAAAATTAAACACTTTTTATTTTTTTTTATAACATTTACAAAGCAAATATATGAATATTTCTAACATCAAACCAAATGGAAAGACAACTGCAACTTACAAGTTGTCCCCCAAAATCCTTGAAGGTATAGAGAAACTGCGACTTTCGGAGTATCCGAGCGTTTCATTTTCTGCTATGACAGAAATGCTTGCTTCTGAACAACTCAAAAGATTAGGCGAACGTGATTTGGATGCCATAAAACGGTCTCCAAGAGGTTTGTCGTTCACAAGGGATTTCAGAGAAGATTTGGAATCGCTTGTTAAAGAACAAAGAGGGAAAGATTCATTAACTATTTCCTCTTTATTAAACAGACTGCTTGAGTTAAATTTAGCAGGACGTAACGAACAATGATTGAACCATTCTTAACACCAAATCAAGTAGCTAAGATGTTACGTGTTCATTCCTCTAAAATTAGGCAGGAAATGGATAACGGTAGGCTGAAATGTAAACGTTTCGGACTTCATCGCAAGACTACTGAAACTTGGGTCAAGGAATGGCAAAATACACCTGACAATTTACCTTGTGACTACCCAAGTCGCAAACAACCATTAATCACTATAAACAAAAAAAGGAGTATCTCAGATGTCATCAGACACCACAAAGAACTTCAAAGCAATTGAACCATTTGCAGAATGGAACACAGATATTGTTTTGGAGCGTAATCGCAAAGGTAAACCTATTACCAATGTGCCACGACGAATTATATACCACAGCCCTGATGGTTTTGAATGGGGTTATGGCGGTTCTGGACCGTCCGATTTAGCGTTAAACATCTTATCGTTATATGTCGGTGGTCACAAAGCATGGCAACTACACCAAGCATTTAAGTATGCGTTTTTGGCTAAAATGCCAATCACAGGTGGAACAATCAAGCACGTAGTCATTCAAAATTGGCTCAAAACAAAGCGAACTGCAATTTCGGAGGTGGCGTAATGTTAACCACGATAGCAATTGAAGTACGCGATATGTTAATGTCCGGAGAGCCTTATGAAAAGGTATTTTCGGAGCTACTTAACACCTACCAATCATTCCGACTTGCGGAAGCATTTAACCAATTCCGGAGCAACTACATTGATGATATGGCAACCCTGATTGACGGTAATTTCACTAATGAAGCTTTAGCGGAATTTGCCTCAGGGTACGCAAACAACATCAAAGTATTATGTGATTTAATCAGCAACTTACATATTGACGAAGCCCCTCATGACAACCACACGGAATACAGCGATGATTGTGATGAATGCGAACTTGAGCAACTCGAACACAACGAAGAACAAAAATATTTACACAGTTATTTTAGGGTAACAAGATGATAAACTTAGGTGTAGCATTTAAGGATATAATCACAAAGAATCTCGCAGATTTTGAATTTAATCGTGAAGTTGTCGGCACTACCGAAATTTGGACTGATGAAGCACTAAACGATAAGCAGGGCTTTGGGACATACTTCGTATTTCAACTAAACGAAGATAACCAATTCAATGGCGAGTTCGCTATTCAATTTAAAACCCCCGACGATAGCCAATTTTCAATTGGTTGGATTCTCTCAATGCAAATAATAGAGCTTATGGCATTGGGGGCAGATGAATTTGTAACTGCATTGCAATTAATTGACAGTGCTGGCGAAGGATTCAAGAAATTCAACAAAAAATTCAACAAGAAGGTGGCACAATGAAAGCTCGCAGAACATTCAACTTTTGGTACTTCATTAACCACGATTTAAAGCGTATCGCGACATTTACAGGACTTGCAATAGCTATGTTCTTATTGACTGCAAACAGCTACAATTTAGCAACCTCAATGCCTCACGTAACCGATTTACTGCCGTTTTTCAAAGCATTAGGATATATCGGTATCGTTAGCGGTACAGCATACTTCGCATTTTTTACATACAAAGCATTCCAAATTATTCGACGTTCCGGAAAATGAGAAAGCTCCCTTGCAGGGGAGCTCTCTCTGGCTTAATCACTAAAACCAACCTCTATTGAGGAAAACAACATAAAGGCATTACAAAAAAGGTATTACAAAAATAAGGAGAATTTTATTATGAAACAAAATTTAGTCAAACTCGAAATTGAGCATGTTCTCGGAGTAAAGGCTATGATACTGTCTATAGACGGTAAATCAGTATCATTAATCGGCAAAAATGAAGCCGGTAAAACATCAATAATTCAAGCTCTCGGTATAGCACTTGGGCAAATTACAGACGGCAATCCAACTCAAAACGGTGAACGTAAAGGCAAAGTTATTGCAGAATTTGACGATTACATCATTTCGAAAGAGTGGAAAAACGGCAAAATGCACACTTGGAAAGTGGAAGGCAAAAATGGCAGTAAAGACCTGACCCCAAAAGAGCTACTTGATAGCTTCATTGATACAATCAGCTACCGCCCGGATGACTTTATAAACCGTAAAGCGGCTGACCGTCTGAAAGTATTAGCTAAAGCAGTTGGTTATGATTTAGATGAACATAACAGACGGCATAAAGAAATATTCGATAAGCGGACAGAAATCGGGCGGGACCGTAAAAAAACAGAAGGTATTCTTGATGCTTTGAAAAGACCAACAATCGACACTCCCGAGAAAGAACTAAGCATTAGCGATTTGTTAGCGGAACTCGAAGGCTACAAAGATAAGGCTCGTGAAAGAAGTAAAATCGAACTTGACTTGCAAAGCACTAAACGAATTGTGACTGATATCGAAAATGAAATCAATCATATTCAAATTCGCCTGCAAGAACTGACTGCAAAGCGTGACATTCAAAAAGACAAATTGTCGAACTTGATGATAGAGATTGGCAAAGTTCCAAACTTTGATTATCACATTGAATCTGTAAATCAAAAGCTGACTAACATTGAGAAAATCAATGCCGAAGTCAGAATGAAACAAAAGTATGACCAAACCAAGCAAGAATATGAAAAGTATGATTTGGAATATGACAACAAAACTCAGGAATTAGAGAACCTTAAAAGCGGTTTAACTGATAAAATTAGCCAAGCGGGGCTTCCTGACGGATTTGAATTAATTGACAATGAGATTTATGTCAACAAGGTGCATTTCGATAAGCTGAGCACGTTTCAGAAGCTTGATTTTGCCATGAAAATTGGTATGAGAATTAAACCTATTGAGGGCAAACCTTATACGCAAATCTTAAGTATGGACGTTAGCCAGTATGACCAAGAAAACCGTGCTAAGGTACTTGAAATAGCAGAACAGAACGGCTACCAAGTTATACTTGAAATTGCACACATCCCGAACGGCACAGTTCCTTCCGAACTCTCGAAATCAGCTTGTTTCTTCATTGATGACGGCACAGCCGAATTAATGGAGGTGGCGAATGAAAACTGAATCAATTAGTGCTTTTGAAGCTGTGTTTGGAAAAGATTACGAACGTTCTGAATCCATCAAAGATAAGGGTTACGCGATTGTTGAACCTGAGCTTGTTATATTCGACCGTAACGCCTTAAAAGTCGCTCCACGCAAATTGTACCGCTTCGATACAGAAGGTAAACGCTGGTACTACGAATTTTTAGACGGCATGAATACAGTACCACAATTTTATTGCGGGGTCACTTCATCAATTGCAAGTCTTAACCTACTTCCATCTTCAGAGGGTTTGTATCACTATTATAACAAATTCTCATCCATGGAAGCCGCTAAACAAGACATGAACCGCAAAGCTGATTACGGCTCGTTTATTCACATCCTTATTTCAAGGTTTGTTAAACTCCGTGAACTTGAGCTTGATTCAATTGCTGATATGGCGGCAATTTATAAAGGAAACTACGATTTAGATTATGATAATCGGTGGTGGGCTGACAGAGCAATTAAGGATTTAATTGCTGTTAAATATTGGATGGATGAATATGAAGTTGTGCCTTTGGCTACTGAATTAGTATTGCCCGGGAAAGACGGTTACGCAACGGCTGTTGACTTGGTTTGTGAAATGACGGTTGGTACAGGGCAGAATATGAAAGTTTTGCAAAGAGACATCAAGGATGGCACAATGCAAAGAGTGAGAGCCGCTATAGATTGGAAATCCGGCGATGGATTCCATGAAACTCACGCTATGCAAATGGAAGCTGTTCTAAGAGTAGTAAATGAAAATCTTCCTGATTTGAAAGTTACGAAAGTATTCAATATTTCACCTAAAGGACTTACTGACCTGAAATGTGAAATCAAAGACCAGACAGGCAAAGTTACACATACTGCTATGGTGAACGGTGAACCAATATCTTATTTCGATTTGTATTGGGAAATCTTCAAACTTCGTAATCCAAATTTCAACAATCCCAAACGCATCACAGTATTCAAAGGGAGTGTTTCGCTTGATGCTCCGGCTACTGAAACAGTACAAACTTTATTACTCAACCCTCATGATATTGTAATCGAAAAGCACAGGAGAGACCAATAATGAATATGACATTAGGCAATATACCGGGACGTTTAGTGAAAGAACCCGATGAACAAAAATCACTACAAAATGGATTGGGCTATAGCATAATAGGCAAAATCAAAATCGGAGAGAAATATACAAATCAAAATGGTAAGGAATTACCACGAAGTATTGACTATTTCCGAGCTACCGGCGCATATTCGGAAGTGTTTCATCAAAAATTAGGTGATAGACCTAACATACTTGAAATCATATTTCCGAGTGCAGACCATAGACAGGTGTGTTTTCAACGCATAGAAGGCAGGGATTCCAAAGGGAGTCTCTGTGCTGTCTTTAATGGTGCTGAATATTTCATTTATGATGATAGCACAAAAAAGTACTTGCTAACCACTCAAGATGAATTTGAAAAAGCACGTCAAAGCGGTATCAAGGTAAAATCCGGCTACGGTACATCAGCCAAAACTGAAACCATCAAGATTGAACATTGGAAAGAACGCTTAACAATTCGATTCTTTGTTTTGAAATTGTCGGGCATACTTGGAGTTTGGGAACTATCAACCAGTGGTGTTGAAACAGGAATACCAAATATCATCCAAAATTATGATGAAATGGTGAAATCGGCGGGGCATAACATCAATAGAGTGGTATTTGAATTGAATGTAAAATTTGCAACATCGAACAAACCCGGAACACAATCAAGATACCCGGTCCTGCAATTGACACCTAACATTAGCTATGAATCATCATTGCTGTTGAAAGAATTTAGAGAACAGGTTGCTAACTACAATTTGATATTGAATGACAAAGCAATTCATCAAATTTCAAGTGGTGAAGAACATCGAGTACCGGGACAATTGCAACTTGCAGAATCGAATGTTGATGATGAAATTGAAGTTGTTGAAGCTGAGGAAATTGTAGAAGCTGAGGTAGTGGCGGAAGTTAAGAAAGTGGCTCCGAAAGTGGCTCCGAAAACAACTGAGAAAAAAGAATTTACCCCCGAAAATTTCAAAGAATGGGCTGTTGCTGATGCTAAAAAAATTGATGAAACAGAAACAGCAGTAACTCGGGAGATTCTGGATAATGTAGTTTCGGTTTTGAATCTGTATGCAAAGAACGACATTCCTAACAGAATCTCAGTTCTTCAATTCATATTCGGCAAACATAGCGTAGAAGCTCTAACATACGGCGAATGTTCAACATTAACAAAATGGTTAAAAGTTGACAAAGTAGATGGAATCTTGATTCCACATGACACAAACACAATCGAACAATTTGAAAAAATTATCAATGCTTAGAAATGACAGGTACTATGGCAACATTGTATAGGCTTTTGGACATAGGTTTCTGGGATGACCCCGATTTAGAAGATTACTCATTAGAAGAAAAAGCCTTCTATTTGATGTTATTTTCAAATCGCAAAACGACCGATAACCTTTGTGGAATATACGAACTCAGCTATAAAGACATGATGCACTACACAAACCTTTCACGAGAAAGAGTAGTTGCTCTGGTGCAATTATGGCAGGACATAGGTAAAATCATCTATGACCCAAAACTTAAAGAAATGTGTGTCAAGAATTTTGTCAGAAGGAACTATCACGGTTCACCCTCTCAGCTAATTAGCATTATTAACGGTTTGATGAAAGTCAAAAACCGCGAATATATCACTAAGATTAGTCTCGAGGGGGTGACCGACCCTTTGATTTTGGATTTGTTTAAAGGTAATTCAATTAGTATCAAAATAGGTAAACAGCCTATACCAAAGATTTATCGTTTAGAAACTGATTGTTCAGTGAACGTTGAAACTTATAAATCTGATGATGATGATGATGAACTTGAATTACCTTTCAATCCGGAGTCTGAAATAGAGCCTGAAGCAAAAGAAACGACTGAAACAGTTGAAACACCAACAGCATCTTTTAAGTTAGAGATGTTTGAACAGTTTTGGGAATTGTACGATAAAAAGACCGACAAATCTGCTTGCCAAAAGTTGTTTTTAAAGCTGTCGAATGAAAAAATCGAAAAGATAATGGCACATATCATTAAGTATGTGAAGAATACACCAGACAAAAAGTTTAGGAAGAATCCTAAAACTTACTTACGAAATGAAAGTTGGAATGATGAAATAATTATAGGAAGCACAAATGGCACAAGCAACAAAGGTAAACGAGCTCTTAAGCTCAGTGACCTCGAAGCATCAAGAGAGCAATCAGGGTTTAATTAGGTCTATTGCTTACGGTTCAGTTTGCGGAAACAGACTAACCAAGAGTGACCTTGATTATATGTTAGCTAAAATGAGTGTCAACTACCAGCTTGACTTTTATGAAAATAAGAGCATTCAGCGTATGAAATGTGAAGAAATATTTGCCAGATGTATGGAGCTTAATTGGTCATCGGAAGAATTTCGTAATCGAGTTGAATCATTTCTTGATACATGCAAATGGGACACTTTCACTCGAGCCGATTTTCTGAACTATGATAGACCGATGTTATTGACACATCATGACGTTATGGAAATTCATCGCAACAAAGACCCGAAAATATGGGATAAAATTAAGCGATACGAAGTCAATGGCGTTATTCTCTATGGCGAAATAAGACATGATTTCCAATTGCCGGAATATGAATCAATCAACAAAGCATTGCCGGCATCAACTGTAACAACTGTTGAACGTTCGGAAGAATGGAATTTAATGGGGCAATACCTCGATTTGAAATGCAAATACGCGGAATTGCAAGAGAAATATAAAGAATTAGAACTGAGAATCAAAAAAGGTAGCATTTAAAAATATTCGCTTTAATCACTAATCAAAAAGGGTACTAAAATGATTTTAAACCAAACAGGCATCTCAATCCAAGAGTTCCTTCTGTTGCGTGGTCACCTACTAAGACGAGGCGAACACTACGTAATTAAAGAGTTACTCAAACAAACCAAACAAGGTCTCAAAAAAG
This window encodes:
- a CDS encoding AAA family ATPase, encoding MKQNLVKLEIEHVLGVKAMILSIDGKSVSLIGKNEAGKTSIIQALGIALGQITDGNPTQNGERKGKVIAEFDDYIISKEWKNGKMHTWKVEGKNGSKDLTPKELLDSFIDTISYRPDDFINRKAADRLKVLAKAVGYDLDEHNRRHKEIFDKRTEIGRDRKKTEGILDALKRPTIDTPEKELSISDLLAELEGYKDKARERSKIELDLQSTKRIVTDIENEINHIQIRLQELTAKRDIQKDKLSNLMIEIGKVPNFDYHIESVNQKLTNIEKINAEVRMKQKYDQTKQEYEKYDLEYDNKTQELENLKSGLTDKISQAGLPDGFELIDNEIYVNKVHFDKLSTFQKLDFAMKIGMRIKPIEGKPYTQILSMDVSQYDQENRAKVLEIAEQNGYQVILEIAHIPNGTVPSELSKSACFFIDDGTAELMEVANEN
- a CDS encoding helix-turn-helix domain-containing protein is translated as MIEPFLTPNQVAKMLRVHSSKIRQEMDNGRLKCKRFGLHRKTTETWVKEWQNTPDNLPCDYPSRKQPLITINKKRSISDVIRHHKELQSN
- a CDS encoding helix-turn-helix domain-containing protein gives rise to the protein MDIKKDKTKLVVEFGERLEDWITATWQSQSVFAKRSGYTAATINSYCKGRTFPDIVFLNLIHDLGADLNALITGHSLEAKPHSSSLPHVERLKSWIVKYFGTIPNLLSTNSKLLETMQIPQETLLKFVYGQLSYDPTITDFFNAIGCNMHWVMTGEGAELIVSHKQKQTGVEDITDALVERIQQGLFDKLTEADISKLSNVLTQKLMDKFISVVTKKDI